The sequence TTCTGATGAAGGCTATGGCCTCTATTGCTGTATTCAGTAGCACCCTTGCTGTCAGCCAGTCTCTCAGGGTTGTTATGGCCTGGAGTTAACTCATCTTTTTGAACGGGTTCATGTGTGCTAGCATATGATACTTGAAACATCCTTGAAAGGTAGGTTAGCAATCAGGATGAAGTTGTCCTGTAGGTGTCAGGGTTTTCAGCATGTTTCAGAGTTCAGAAATCCATTATTATGGTCTCTTTTCTCTTCACGATGTTTTGTCTTTTAGCTAGACTTCTCAAGCTTTTAGTTTGGTGCTGCAGCACTAATTATAACTAGCTAAAATTGTTTATACAAGGGTCATTATTACTGATGACATTAATATAAGCATTTTCAGGTGTTTATCGACATTATATCAAGACCCTGACTGGTCACAGAAAGACCTTCAAGATGCAATCAGAAGAGCTCAGGGTACTGTgtccagcagcaaagcaggggCATTTTCCCCAGAACGACTGAAATACTATTTCCAGGAGCTGAATGCAATGGAGATTAGTGGACGGAAAGTTTCCTTTACAGATTTGTGGGGCCTTATTGTGGAATATTTCCTACAACAGAAGGTAAAAGAGTTCACGTTTGGAAGTGTATTGCTGTTTGTCTTCCAGGTGGGAGCTCTGCCCACCCACATGTTGTGTGTCAAGAAACCAATTACTCTCTACCTTTGTGAACTGTTCTGGAATAGGTGGTGTGGAATAAACATAGGGAGTTCTCAtctctttctgtcctggggTTCCCAGCACCCTTCTTTAGTAAAGAATTATGAAGTCGTATAGATCAGTCTTATAGAAAAATGTAGTGTTTATTTGGAATGACTGTTACTAAATTAATAGTTTCTTTACTGGGCAGGTTAAGCCTGAGAGAATGATGTTGGTTTTGCAAAATGGCATTACTGTGCAGTATTTACTATGCTAATCGAAGTCAGAAATCAGAGGGGTAACTAGTTTATTAATAATACCAGACGTTCTAAATATGCAACTGCATAAATATTCTGGCAAAATCTAACCATATGCATGgacagagggaggaaaagggacTTTGAATCAGTAGCACTATTAGTCAGAAATGCTAAGCAACAGCTTCAAACTATCGAAGTATGGACACAGAACTTACCTGACTAAAGtgtgcttttccttccttgcttgtAACCAGGAAGATCCATCAAAGCTGTCTGATCAGCAAGAAGCAGTGAAATGGGCCCAGAACCCCTATCCTATCTATGCAGCTGTCAATGTGAGACCCAATATTAGCAGTGGTGACTTTGCAGGTATGAACATGGCaaacttatttttgtttgctaaaATTCATAAATTCCTTTCACCTATCCAGTTCCTTGGGTAGTGAGTGGCTGCCAACAGGAAACCTGGCTCAAGCAGCAGTTGGTAGTGCAACAGGCAATAGGATACTGCTTGGCAGAATGCTATCCTGATCGCAAATGTCTTCATCATGGTTGTAACAGAGAAATGAAGTTCAACTCTGCTGGCCACTCTGCATGTTTTTCTAGAAAATGCTTGAAATTTTCAGgaactgagagggaagattCTTACAATACATGAGTCTGTGCCTGATCAGAGGATTGGAGTCCTTGGTAATTAGGTGACCTACTTTCTTTTATAGTCTCAGATAATCAATTTGTGTAGGATTCACGTAAAATGATGGGTTGGCAACCTTGTAGCATGCATCATCAAAATTGTGGTTTTTAGCAGCCTGGGTTCTTGCTGGTTATacaattacagtaaaaaaaaatgaaggccgGTCCTATTCCAAGTCACTTGAAACTTTAAATATGATGCAATAAGTGAGGGTAGATACAGTGAGACAGGAACAGAAACGCTTGTGTCCCATCTGTGTACCACTATGggacttttgtttgttttgctctggacaagtgtgtgtgtatgacaGTGAATTTgatttgtaaatatttgtgGAAAGCTTTCAAGCATGAGGGGACACTTTGATAAGCAGACAGTGAAGTCTGACACAGTGGGTCAATTGAGTTTTCAAGTCAGTACTGTAGTAGTTGCTGAGAGATGGTAAGTAGCatgaagaaaaggctgagaaaagTGAATTAGCTTCCATTTGTGATGGAAAAGGGAGCCATCAGAATGGTTTAAAGTGGCAGTAAAACAGGCAGGTTATTTCTGCAGTAACAAAGTCAAGATAGAGCAAGatgggattttaatttttttttttttttccaaaaggcaggaagaaaggaggTTGTATTTAGTCAATGAAAACCTGTAGAAGAGTTTTTATTAATCATGTGTAAGATAGAGAATCACTGAGAAGAGTGGCAGGGAAATCCATAGTGAAGGTGAAAAGCAGAGGGAGACTCCCTTCTGTCTCCCTTGTGTGAACAGAAATCAAATGGGCATTTTCACCTACGTTTACTCTGAGATTAATAAATATCCTGTTGGCTTGTTCTTAGAATGGTGTGAGTTCACTCCCTATGAAGTTGGATTTCGCAAATATGGAGCTTTTGTCCGAACAGAGAACTTTGACAGTGAGTTCTTCATGGGACGGCTTGTCCAGAAACGTCCAGAGCCTAGGATTTGTTTTCTACAAGGTATGATCTTACAGTAATGAATAAAATGGGGAGATGGAAAGGAGCTACGCTGCTTTTGGGGCTCATCAACATAAACCCATGCCCTTTTGTTCCTTCCTAAAGAAtttgaagaagggaaaaatgtaaaatctttCTCCAAAGGTTTAGGTGTATGTTCATAGTATTAGTCTGGTGTCCTGAGTCTGCAAGAAGACTCTTTTTATGAGCTGCCCGTCAAAAATTTCTGCTTTAGGTCTTCCCATTCTCTTGCCATCTTTCCCTTGCTGATAGAAGAGATTTTCTCTTGGAGAAGTTTCTGCATTGTATTATTACATCAGAATTTGTCACATGATTAACTCAAAGGTTTAAACTCAAACATTACCTGTTAGAATAGTAGGGGTCAAGTGACAGCCCTCTCCCATGACGAATGGCAGCTGAATTATAGGCCTTTTGGTTACACTGTGAAAAGCCTTTTGAGTATTAAATTCTTTTATGTTTCTCCTGCAGGAATGTGGGGCAGTGCCTTTGCTGCAAGCTTGGATGATATCTGCCTGAAGGTGGTTGGTATAGGACTGGGCTTTCTAGATTCTTTCAAAGATGTTATCAAAGTTGTAGGTAAGAACATGCATTAAAATAATAGGATTTTTCAAAAGATTCCTGTTTTTGGAATGATCATACAAATAGTATGACTCAAAAATGTGctatattttcaaaatcagcATAAAGGATGGATTTGGACAGATCTCTCTTGTACTGTATTATTCCCTTCCATAAGCAATTTTAGTTTTCCAGTacactttctcttcctttttaaaattttgtatcTGACTTTTGACTATAAATTTGGGCTAGTTCTGGGAGCTGTCTTAAACACATATTGCAAGTGCAGGGTTTGTAGTCatgagaagaggaagaacagaaactGGAGTGCTAAGTAGGAGGATGGAAAACAGGTTTTCAAATCCCTCCTTGGCCTGATTTTTGTAACCTTGGATAAGCTGGTTCTATGTTTACGCATTGTTCTCCATTTGTACAATGCCTCCCTAGCAGTGAAAAGGAAGTGTATTAAAGGCTGAGAGTTACTCAGGTGCATAGTTACAGCCTTATAGTAAGTAGTAGggggagatatttttttcttctctgcttttgcagcCCCAGTTTTTCCACCCatgcttttgttgttgtaactATAAATGCTCCTGTGTGTGCGTGACCGTTGTTGTTTTATAAGATGGAAGTTGTCATCACTTGGTAACAAGGATTTCTTTGTGTGGGTTTGAAATGCATATGGACAATGATTTGTGAGTAATGCTATTCCCTTTAAACAGGGCAGGTAAATTATCCAGCTATAGAATATACAGCTCATTTAAATTTCATtacaatactttttttattaGAGGACAAACTCAGCCTTAGGACAACTGGTTAAATATTgtagaaaaaaagtctgattgAAATGTTGGAGCTGGACAAGCGTTTTCTGTGTGTTCTGCATCCTTCTGTGGCTTCTGCAGATGACTGCCGAAGATTCCATTTCCGAGATCCAACACGGCTGAAGACTCGCTTGGTTATACCTGGGGGCCCCTTGTTACAAATTTTTCAGGATTTCTTCAAGTCCCGGGTCACATGTGGAGAAACCTTCAACTTCATGCGGGGATTGTATCTTCATAAAGATTATGTTAACATCAAGAAATTTGTGGCTTGGAGAGGTAAATGAGTCTATATGTATCTGGGATGTAAAATAGCATGTTAATGTTCTGTAACAGTCAATGTTACAGAACAGAAGTGAGCTTGACTTTGTTCCACTGAAGTCAGGGAATTTACCCCTTCTTACACTGTAGCAAAAAATTTGATCCGCTATGTGTGTTGTGGCATATAAGGCAACCTCATCATCAGACTTTACAGGTCAGTCTCAGATGAATGTGCATGTTggaatgtcttttttcttcttatagCCCTAGCATAAGCTTTGTTTGCTGCTTGTTACTGAGAGGTGTGTAATGATTCGTTATAGTTACTTGTGTTACTTGGAGTGTCTTCTAGGCACTCATCTGGATGCATTTCCCAACCAGCTGACCCCCATGGAAGAAAGCTTGTATTTAGTGGATGGTGGCTTTTCTATCAACTCTCCCTTTCCTTCGGTACTTCAGCCAGAGAGGGATGTGGATGTTATCTTGTCATTCAATTTTTCCTGGGAAGCTCCATTTGAGGTGAGAGATGTAGCTGAGCATTATTACATGAAGATAAAAGCACAGAATCATATTCACAACAGCAGCAGATCAGTTGATCACAAACACTAATGAAagaatgcattaaaataaatccttacctttttcaaatattattgtactattttttttactgtgaatgTCATGAGGAGATGGAAAGTGACAACTGTAATAAGATTCAAAACTTTTCAGAAGCCTGAATAGATTGTTATCTAAAATAAGAGTATTTGCTTGGCTCATATGATCCTTGTTACTTAGATGTATGCTTCTAATGGAAGAGTGGCTATTGgtgattttcttcatgaaaacaaGTTATTTCCTTTCTATACAAGTGTTTATATTTAAGTGCAGAAAAGTCAAAGTGAATATATTTAGAgtaacaaaacataaaaagtcACAGCTGCAAACTGTTGATGTTTGGTAGCAGTTCTCAGTTCTGCTCTTCAGTCTTCTTCTGTATCACCAGccagaaaaattgtttctgcCAATTTGAAGTTGgatttgttgcctttttttttttttgttgaaagtCTATCGCCCTTTGAGAATTGTAGTTAGATGATCTTAGAGGTGTTGCTGATACTctattgaaattatttttgttctttgacaACAGGTTTTAGAGCTCACTCAGAAATACTGTGAGGAGCGGGAAATTCCTTTTCCAAAAATCAAATTGAGTGAGGAAGATGAAAAGAAGCCAAAAGAGTGTTACCTGTTTGTGGATGATGATAATCCAAAGGCTCCAATTGTACTCCATTTCCCATTGGTGAATGACACCTTCCAGAAATACAAAGCTCCAGGTAAAGGAGCTGTATCTTAAAGAGCTATTTTTACAATCATTTGGGTGTGTTGATGGGGAAAATTCAGTGGGCTCAGTGTCCCTCCTTTCATTCTTCTTAGTATTACCCTGTATTTATTAAATTGTTACTTTCATTTAAGGTGGAATTAGCTTCCACTAGTTTTTTGGAAGGGAGAGTGGGAGAAGAGgctgacaattaaaaaaaaaaaaaaaccaaaacaatctAAAGGCTGAAAGAATCAAAATTAGGcaatatttttgctgcttctttctgaaCCTTTCTGCCCTGATACCTGATTTTGTTACTTTTAGTTACTCTGAATATACACGAAAGCACTACAAATCGGATTAAATAAGTTCATTTCTTTATTGGATATGAATAAACCACTAAGCAGCAAAGTGTTGGGGACCAATCCATATGTCAGATCATGTAACTCAATGTTAAGTGGCCTGTGCCCTTGTAGTGTAAGGCCAAGTGATAAATGATCGTTGCTTCATTTAATGTGATCTGTATAGACAGTAAGGCCCACCTCAGTCTATCCAGTAAGAGTACTGGAATGAAAGATAGAGCTATACCTTTAAGAAGAGACAGACAAAATTCAATGTCCTATTTCTCCCATGCTGGGAGGAAACAGCATCCTGAAGAAAACCTTTGGAATACATAGAAATGAATGTGCAGGACTGATGCAGGCAAGGGAAATGTAAAGGACTCTGTTAATGCTATCTATATTAATACTATAATATTTGCCAGGCCCTGGCTGCATTTACTCATCAACGATGAAGAGTTTCAAAGTATTGGGCTTGAATATGGCTCAAGACTACTATTTCTAGAATAGCAACAAGCAAAAGTGTTTTTAGCAAATTACTTTAACGTTCATCTTTCAAGATTGGTATTTATAAATTTAAGTGACAGGGTGCTAAAAACACGAGTTACCATATTTTGAATAGTATATACTACCCTCCTAAGGTCAGTTGAACTCAGGGTGttagtgttttttattttagtgtagAACAGTACTTCCAGAAGAGTTGAGCTTTGCATTTCCTGTTTTGAGCATGATAATCATGGATGTACTAAACAATTTATCacaatgaaaatgtattttagtcCTGTATTTTGGAGTCTAGTGGAAGTAGAAGGAGTAATAATACTGTACCTTCAGCTTCCAAGCATTTTGGATCCTGAAGGAGCTGAAATCTCTGAGGAGCAGCTTTGCGGAAAAAGTTAAGGTTCAGCAGTTATCTGTGGTATCCTCCTTGCAGAATCCAACTAAAATGAGCCTACTACAGCTGCTTGTtttgtgtggtttggttttttcttttggctttttttttttccttgctgcaggaGTTAAACGTGAGTCAGAAGAAGAGAAATCCTTTGGTGACTTTGTCATTGAGTCGAAAGATTCTCCATACCGTACACTAAATTTCACCTTTGAGCCATACGATTTCATCAGATTGGTGGAAGTGAATCGCTACAATGTTCTGAACAGCAAGGACACTCTCTTCAAAACCCTAAACTTGGCTCTGCAAAGGAGAAAGTTGAAGAAAGTCATCAATATGTCCAATACATAAGCAGCTTCCATAGCTGAGGATACAGCCAGGCTGCAGTGTACAAAAGTCGTGTGGTTCAAGACAGAATACCAAAAACTAATAGCTGGAAACTGTCTTGTGAAGGGAGTAGCACATGTGACACTGAAAATCCAGATAATGGATGCTCTTAACAAAAACTCAAGGGATGTACAGTGCAACATGGATGTTGCTTTGTCATGTGGGGAAGAGTAGGGAATTATCTAGGCCAGTATCTCATCTTACAGTGGCTGATACCAGATGACTAGGGAGGTCTATTCAAACAGTTCAAGCACCTGGAGAAT comes from Haliaeetus albicilla chromosome 5, bHalAlb1.1, whole genome shotgun sequence and encodes:
- the PLA2G4F gene encoding cytosolic phospholipase A2 zeta; its protein translation is MFHEVLRGPFPPRVLPFLAAVLFQRKERKETGFYHWRWEKHPYYNLTVKVLRARNIKGTDLLSKADCYVELKLPTASPIVSRTQVVDNSDNPEWNETFQYRIHSAVKNILELTLYDKDVLVSDELTSIVFDVGGMKLGQPLLRTFRLNPEANEELDIEFYLEKCSDAPTEVLTNGVLVVHPCLSLQGTVNKEEKTGDSQQGSCEVKVSVPGAYQKQLCIPWRPGNEKDYGTSFVFHVDKEMCPELQVELEQTISVLQDGMNPHIEKHTTVMGLGTVPVNSLPIGQKVDRIVSLGEGQSLDMSLKTQESTWDLDIRLGFDLCKEEREFLDKRKKIVSETLRKTLHLKESPPKDEVPVVAVLGSGGGMRALTSFYGSLAGLQQLGLLDAAIYLCGISGSTWCLSTLYQDPDWSQKDLQDAIRRAQGTVSSSKAGAFSPERLKYYFQELNAMEISGRKVSFTDLWGLIVEYFLQQKEDPSKLSDQQEAVKWAQNPYPIYAAVNVRPNISSGDFAEWCEFTPYEVGFRKYGAFVRTENFDSEFFMGRLVQKRPEPRICFLQGMWGSAFAASLDDICLKVVGIGLGFLDSFKDVIKVVDDCRRFHFRDPTRLKTRLVIPGGPLLQIFQDFFKSRVTCGETFNFMRGLYLHKDYVNIKKFVAWRGTHLDAFPNQLTPMEESLYLVDGGFSINSPFPSVLQPERDVDVILSFNFSWEAPFEVLELTQKYCEEREIPFPKIKLSEEDEKKPKECYLFVDDDNPKAPIVLHFPLVNDTFQKYKAPGVKRESEEEKSFGDFVIESKDSPYRTLNFTFEPYDFIRLVEVNRYNVLNSKDTLFKTLNLALQRRKLKKVINMSNT